In one Microbulbifer pacificus genomic region, the following are encoded:
- a CDS encoding ion transporter: protein MALTGARKWLNEVIFGTDTPAGKYFDVVLIWAILLSVGLVLLASVESWWARYGEIFFALEWFFTALFTVEYLTRIYCARDRRSYIFSFYGVVDLLAILPSYLALIFTGATYLMVIRLLRVLRIFRILKLVRYLSDANLLVRSLWLARRKILVFYASVLVLCIIFGSIMFIVEGPQNGFTSIPKSIYWTIVTITTVGFGDITPHTPLGQTIASMTMLIGYSIIAVPTGIVTAELAHELGRDKQLARCHNCGRAGHDADSEFCKHCGYKLEDFEPAHGD from the coding sequence ATGGCGCTGACTGGAGCCCGCAAATGGCTGAACGAAGTCATCTTTGGTACCGATACCCCCGCGGGTAAGTATTTTGACGTTGTATTGATCTGGGCCATCCTGCTGAGTGTGGGGCTGGTATTACTGGCATCGGTCGAGAGCTGGTGGGCGCGCTACGGTGAAATCTTCTTCGCGCTGGAGTGGTTTTTTACCGCGTTGTTTACCGTGGAATATCTGACCCGAATCTACTGCGCACGGGATCGGCGCTCCTATATTTTCAGTTTTTACGGCGTGGTCGATTTGCTGGCAATTTTGCCGAGCTATCTCGCGCTGATCTTCACCGGCGCCACTTACCTGATGGTAATCCGTCTGCTGCGTGTGTTACGGATTTTCCGGATTCTGAAACTGGTGCGGTATCTGAGCGATGCGAATCTTCTGGTGCGCTCCCTGTGGTTGGCGCGGCGGAAGATTCTTGTGTTCTACGCCAGCGTGCTGGTGTTGTGCATTATCTTTGGCAGCATAATGTTTATCGTGGAGGGGCCCCAAAACGGCTTCACGAGTATTCCCAAAAGCATCTACTGGACCATTGTTACCATCACCACCGTGGGTTTTGGTGATATCACACCGCACACACCCCTGGGGCAGACCATCGCTTCCATGACCATGCTGATCGGTTACTCCATCATTGCCGTGCCTACCGGGATTGTCACCGCGGAGCTCGCCCATGAGCTGGGCCGGGACAAGCAGTTGGCCCGCTGTCATAACTGCGGCCGTGCCGGGCACGATGCAGATTCCGAGTTCTGTAAACACTGCGGTTATAAGCTTGAGGACTTTGAGCCCGCCCATGGCGACTGA
- a CDS encoding serine hydrolase domain-containing protein — protein sequence MDIEGYCAPGFEALYDAFASNFRDHGDVGASFCVVQRGETIASLWAGSADRDGTRAFQEDTLANVFSSSKGVLALIALQQVAAGKLDLDLPVAHYWPEFGAAGKRDITGRQLLCHRSGVIAFREKVADNLIYDWDDALEKVASTEPWWTPGSRQGYAPFLYGWTLGGLIEKASGQSLMSLYRTDVAAPLELDGGFGAVGHRSSNIADVGPLKKPLPELRDNAIGRSIKEDRQGPVATAFTNPVTLMMGTNGELWRNALIPAANGHFSARDLAAIYADLASEEPRLLPADLVGASTEEQSRAQDTILQAEVAFACGFIKSAEAQDLYFGSPKGFGHPGAGGSIGFADPQAELGFGYVTSRMGQSLFMDQRAVGLMTCLYRLL from the coding sequence ATGGATATTGAGGGATATTGCGCACCGGGCTTTGAGGCCCTGTACGACGCATTCGCCAGTAACTTTCGCGACCACGGTGACGTGGGGGCGTCATTCTGTGTAGTACAGCGGGGCGAGACTATTGCATCCCTGTGGGCCGGCAGTGCCGATCGCGACGGTACACGGGCGTTCCAGGAGGATACTCTGGCGAACGTGTTTTCCTCCTCCAAAGGCGTACTTGCACTGATTGCCCTGCAGCAGGTGGCCGCGGGCAAACTGGATCTGGACCTTCCTGTGGCCCACTACTGGCCGGAATTCGGCGCCGCGGGCAAGCGTGATATCACCGGCCGGCAGCTTTTGTGCCATCGCTCCGGCGTGATTGCGTTTCGGGAGAAGGTGGCCGACAACCTGATCTATGACTGGGATGACGCGCTGGAAAAAGTGGCCTCTACCGAACCCTGGTGGACTCCTGGATCACGTCAGGGCTATGCGCCATTCCTGTATGGTTGGACCCTGGGGGGCCTGATCGAGAAGGCCAGTGGTCAGTCTTTGATGTCGCTTTATCGTACAGACGTGGCAGCCCCGCTCGAGTTGGATGGCGGTTTCGGTGCCGTGGGGCATCGTTCGTCGAACATTGCGGATGTCGGTCCACTGAAGAAACCGTTGCCCGAACTGCGTGACAACGCCATCGGCCGCTCCATCAAGGAGGACCGCCAGGGCCCGGTGGCCACCGCGTTTACCAATCCCGTTACTCTCATGATGGGAACCAATGGGGAACTGTGGCGGAATGCGTTGATCCCCGCGGCGAATGGCCATTTCAGTGCACGGGATCTGGCGGCCATTTATGCCGATCTGGCGAGCGAAGAGCCCAGATTACTGCCTGCCGATCTGGTGGGAGCCTCGACGGAGGAGCAAAGTCGCGCTCAGGACACGATTCTCCAGGCCGAAGTCGCATTCGCCTGTGGCTTTATCAAATCTGCCGAGGCTCAGGATCTGTACTTCGGCAGTCCCAAAGGGTTCGGCCATCCCGGTGCCGGGGGCAGTATCGGTTTTGCCGATCCGCAAGCGGAACTGGGGTTTGGTTATGTGACATCGCGAATGGGGCAGAGCCTGTTCATGGATCAGCGTGCAGTGGGGCTGATGACGTGCCTCTACCGTTTGCTGTAA
- a CDS encoding OmpA family protein, producing MKKWVAILALGSLVGCTTLDPYTQESKTSNAAKGAGAGAVAGAIIGAATASKSDRKKGAITGALGGAAIGGGIGYYMDRQEMALRQKLEGTGVRVQREGDNIRLIMPGNITFPTSGYEIRTDFYDTLDSVVLVLNEFDKTAIRVSGHTDSTGSDVTNQTLSERRAQSVANFFSSRGVAAGRVQAVGYGERYPIASNDNDAGRQANRRVELELLPLQ from the coding sequence ATGAAAAAATGGGTAGCAATTCTTGCCCTGGGCTCACTGGTAGGTTGTACCACTCTGGACCCCTACACCCAGGAAAGTAAAACCAGCAACGCCGCCAAAGGCGCAGGTGCTGGTGCGGTAGCGGGCGCTATCATTGGCGCAGCCACTGCCAGCAAGAGCGATCGCAAGAAAGGCGCCATCACCGGGGCCCTCGGTGGCGCTGCCATCGGCGGCGGTATCGGTTATTACATGGACCGTCAGGAAATGGCATTGCGCCAGAAGCTGGAAGGCACCGGTGTGCGGGTCCAGCGTGAGGGCGACAACATCCGCCTGATCATGCCGGGCAACATCACATTCCCCACCAGTGGCTACGAAATCCGTACCGATTTCTACGACACGCTGGACTCCGTGGTTCTGGTACTGAATGAGTTCGACAAGACTGCGATCCGCGTCAGCGGCCATACCGACAGCACTGGTTCCGACGTTACCAACCAGACCCTGAGTGAGCGTCGCGCGCAGTCTGTTGCCAATTTCTTCAGCTCCCGCGGTGTTGCCGCTGGTCGTGTGCAGGCCGTTGGTTACGGTGAGCGCTACCCCATCGCCAGCAACGACAACGACGCCGGCCGCCAGGCCAACCGTCGAGTAGAACTGGAGCTGCTTCCGCTGCAGTAA
- a CDS encoding alanine/glycine:cation symporter family protein, with protein sequence MDAFLNALGAVIDGGNSLTWGGIGGVWWLGILIAALLPAGIYFTVRTRFVQIRGFCQMLRVMFRSFHKEHDDSISSFQAFATSAAARVGTGNIAGVAVAITAGGPGAVFWMWVVAIVGMATSLIENTLAQVFKEQGEAPGTFRGGPAYYIDKGLGKRWKWLSVLFSIFLIICFGFFFNAVQANAMAEAISAAWGFNPLLIGVLIAVLAGVIVFGGIKSIGRFAGIVVPVMALGYLAIALFVILANMAKIPEVFGLIFSSAFGVQEAGAGAFGAVVANGIKRGLFSNEAGMGSSPNVGAAADVKHPVVQGYVQMASVFLDTMMICTATAAIILLSDVELSGMVEGVTLTQSALSSEVGSWGNSFVALALLFFAFTSIIANYYYAETNIFYLWHTRFSIFCYRVLYIAFILFGAWVAWSGSEGNFKLLWNMADMSMGFMASANLLAILLLSGVAFRVFADYEEQLRQGIREPVFDSRRHHIPGIEQEVWSGGPHTPGVHDEPTAREKGR encoded by the coding sequence ATGGATGCTTTCCTGAATGCCCTGGGGGCGGTGATCGACGGGGGAAACAGCCTCACCTGGGGCGGTATTGGTGGTGTCTGGTGGTTGGGTATTCTGATTGCCGCATTATTGCCTGCCGGTATCTACTTCACCGTACGTACCCGCTTCGTGCAGATTCGGGGTTTTTGTCAGATGCTGCGGGTCATGTTCCGCAGCTTTCACAAAGAGCACGATGACTCGATCTCTTCATTCCAGGCGTTTGCCACCAGTGCCGCTGCCCGGGTAGGGACGGGCAATATTGCCGGCGTTGCGGTGGCCATCACCGCTGGCGGCCCCGGTGCGGTGTTCTGGATGTGGGTGGTGGCGATCGTAGGTATGGCCACCAGCCTGATTGAAAATACACTGGCGCAGGTATTCAAAGAGCAGGGGGAAGCGCCGGGAACCTTTCGCGGCGGGCCGGCTTACTATATCGACAAGGGTTTGGGAAAACGCTGGAAGTGGCTCTCCGTGCTCTTTTCCATATTCCTGATTATCTGTTTCGGATTCTTCTTTAACGCCGTCCAGGCCAATGCGATGGCGGAAGCCATCAGCGCGGCCTGGGGATTCAACCCGCTATTGATCGGTGTACTCATTGCCGTGCTGGCCGGGGTAATTGTTTTCGGCGGGATCAAATCTATCGGCAGATTCGCCGGTATCGTTGTTCCGGTGATGGCACTTGGCTATCTCGCTATTGCGTTGTTTGTAATCCTCGCAAATATGGCGAAGATTCCAGAGGTTTTCGGATTGATTTTCAGCAGCGCATTTGGCGTGCAGGAGGCGGGTGCGGGCGCCTTTGGGGCCGTGGTTGCCAACGGGATCAAACGCGGACTGTTTTCCAACGAGGCCGGTATGGGGTCCTCTCCCAATGTCGGCGCCGCCGCAGACGTAAAACATCCGGTCGTTCAGGGCTATGTACAGATGGCCTCGGTATTTCTGGATACCATGATGATCTGCACAGCCACTGCAGCGATCATTTTACTGAGCGACGTGGAGTTGAGTGGCATGGTGGAAGGCGTGACGCTGACCCAATCGGCTCTGTCCAGTGAGGTGGGTAGCTGGGGCAACAGTTTCGTAGCGCTCGCGTTGTTGTTCTTCGCCTTTACCTCGATCATTGCCAATTACTACTACGCAGAGACGAATATCTTTTATTTGTGGCATACCCGGTTTTCCATTTTCTGCTATCGCGTTTTGTACATTGCTTTCATCCTGTTTGGCGCCTGGGTGGCCTGGAGCGGTAGCGAGGGCAATTTCAAATTGCTCTGGAATATGGCCGATATGTCCATGGGCTTTATGGCGTCGGCGAACCTGCTCGCAATCCTGTTGCTCTCCGGCGTGGCATTCCGGGTATTTGCGGACTATGAAGAGCAGCTCCGTCAGGGAATCCGGGAGCCGGTTTTTGATTCCCGTCGACACCACATTCCGGGTATCGAGCAGGAAGTCTGGAGCGGTGGTCCTCACACTCCCGGAGTACACGATGAACCGACAGCGCGGGAAAAAGGGCGCTGA
- a CDS encoding SlyX family protein, whose amino-acid sequence MNEEIARLNVRVDELETRLAFQEDTLTQLNDVIAAQDAQLRLLVSRLTDMVEKYQDLSYEMQKGLKPGEEKPPHY is encoded by the coding sequence GTGAATGAAGAAATCGCGCGCCTCAATGTACGGGTGGACGAACTGGAAACCCGGCTGGCATTCCAGGAGGATACCCTGACCCAGTTGAACGATGTGATCGCGGCGCAGGACGCGCAGCTTCGCTTACTGGTGAGCCGTCTGACGGACATGGTGGAAAAGTATCAGGACCTCAGTTACGAGATGCAGAAGGGACTGAAACCGGGAGAGGAAAAACCACCACACTATTGA
- a CDS encoding biotin carboxylase N-terminal domain-containing protein, producing the protein MPTLLIANRGEIALRIIRTARKEGYRTVAIYSDADRDAPHVHAADLAVPIGGNSPQESYLDMGKILDAARRSGADCVHPGYGFLSENALFARKCEQAGLCFIGPSADVIELMGNKRQAKVFALSAGVPCIPGYESSQDSDELQKQAGHIGYPVMLKAAAGGGGRGMRVVQREQDFQAQLKSARQEAKSAFGNDEIILEKALTEVHHIEIQIFADAQGNCIHLGERDCSVQRRHQKVVEEAPSPILTSTLRSRMGASAVALAKACGYTNAGTVEFLVDGDGQFYFLEMNTRLQVEHGVTELISGTDLVAWQLAVARGESLPQHQEEIALHGHAIEVRLYAEDPERSFLPQSGKILFWENSFAESQVNARAAPLVRFDHALATGVTIPPYYDPMLGKLMAWGRDRDEARRCLSQALQALTLLGPQNNRSFLRQIIEHPIFATGQAHTGFLEQQFSTAFSDGTSVNRARALACALFHHLGIAQENVTRATANWHSGPIPLGREYRLRDGEDVHVIRLRANPVGQYEATLESGDCHRISVASSGLANTLPRKLNIDIDGVVSPVLVHISEGQLSMLFEQRAWTYEDMTYAPAQREGQSGNGLILAPMDGCITQICIEPGAWVERGSLLATMEAMKMEHTLRADGEGTVTKVNAHAGDQVHSGQLVIEIEHAV; encoded by the coding sequence ATGCCTACGCTGCTGATCGCCAACCGTGGCGAAATTGCCCTGCGAATCATCCGCACTGCCAGAAAAGAGGGATACCGCACGGTAGCCATCTACAGCGATGCCGACCGGGATGCACCCCATGTACACGCCGCGGATCTCGCCGTGCCGATTGGTGGTAATTCGCCTCAGGAATCCTATCTGGACATGGGCAAAATTCTGGATGCTGCCAGACGCAGTGGAGCCGACTGTGTCCATCCGGGCTACGGATTTCTGTCAGAGAACGCACTGTTTGCGCGAAAATGCGAGCAAGCCGGACTGTGTTTTATCGGCCCTTCAGCGGATGTAATCGAACTGATGGGAAATAAACGTCAGGCAAAAGTATTTGCGCTGTCCGCAGGCGTCCCCTGTATCCCCGGCTACGAGAGCTCACAGGATTCCGACGAGCTGCAAAAGCAGGCTGGACATATCGGGTACCCGGTCATGCTCAAGGCCGCCGCCGGTGGCGGTGGGCGCGGAATGCGCGTGGTGCAGCGTGAGCAGGATTTCCAGGCTCAGCTGAAATCCGCGCGACAGGAGGCAAAATCTGCGTTCGGCAACGACGAGATCATTCTGGAAAAGGCGCTGACGGAAGTTCACCATATCGAAATCCAGATATTTGCCGACGCGCAGGGGAACTGTATCCACCTCGGTGAAAGAGACTGCTCCGTTCAGCGCAGGCACCAGAAAGTTGTCGAAGAAGCACCCTCCCCGATTCTGACTTCCACACTTCGGAGCAGAATGGGCGCATCCGCCGTCGCGCTCGCAAAGGCCTGTGGTTATACCAACGCAGGTACTGTGGAATTTCTTGTAGATGGCGACGGGCAGTTTTATTTTCTGGAAATGAACACGCGGCTTCAGGTTGAGCACGGGGTAACAGAGCTCATCAGCGGTACCGACCTGGTGGCCTGGCAGCTCGCGGTGGCGCGGGGCGAGTCGCTACCGCAGCACCAGGAGGAGATTGCGCTTCATGGACACGCCATCGAAGTGCGCCTGTACGCCGAAGATCCGGAACGGAGCTTTCTCCCCCAGAGCGGAAAAATACTCTTCTGGGAAAATTCCTTCGCCGAAAGCCAGGTAAACGCGCGCGCAGCGCCGTTGGTTCGCTTTGACCACGCCCTGGCAACCGGAGTTACGATTCCCCCCTACTACGACCCGATGCTGGGAAAGCTGATGGCGTGGGGAAGAGACCGCGACGAGGCGCGGCGTTGCCTTTCACAAGCCCTGCAGGCGTTGACGTTGCTGGGCCCGCAGAACAACAGATCCTTTTTGCGGCAGATCATTGAGCACCCGATCTTCGCAACCGGCCAAGCCCACACTGGCTTTCTGGAACAGCAGTTTTCAACCGCTTTCAGCGACGGTACATCGGTAAACAGGGCCCGCGCCCTCGCCTGTGCGCTGTTCCACCATCTGGGAATAGCCCAGGAGAACGTTACCCGTGCCACAGCCAACTGGCACTCAGGGCCAATACCACTTGGCAGAGAATACCGGTTGAGAGATGGGGAGGACGTTCATGTAATCCGCCTCCGTGCGAATCCGGTCGGCCAGTATGAAGCTACATTGGAATCGGGCGACTGCCACCGTATTTCCGTGGCCTCCAGCGGACTTGCCAATACCTTGCCCCGCAAGCTCAACATCGACATTGACGGTGTCGTCTCACCGGTGCTCGTCCATATTTCCGAGGGGCAGCTATCGATGCTGTTCGAGCAGAGAGCCTGGACATATGAGGATATGACCTATGCACCGGCTCAACGCGAGGGACAATCGGGAAATGGCCTGATCCTGGCACCCATGGATGGATGTATTACCCAGATCTGCATTGAACCCGGTGCGTGGGTGGAACGCGGCTCGCTACTGGCGACGATGGAAGCTATGAAAATGGAACACACGCTGCGCGCGGATGGCGAAGGCACCGTCACCAAGGTCAATGCCCATGCCGGTGATCAGGTACACAGCGGGCAACTGGTAATCGAAATCGAGCACGCCGTCTGA
- a CDS encoding acyl-CoA carboxylase subunit beta has translation MEHALSVYRAAEQRIADTEDQKAERYHRRGLLMPRERLSHLLDPGAPFIELCAMAGYKLYDDSDGTGAGGGAICGIGTVGGRRCLVRVDNYAVKGGTISPAGMEKALRIQQIALENRLPLITLAQSGGANLMYANETFAPGGRGFANQARLSAAGIPQITVVHGNATAGGAYQPGLSDYVIMVRKQSGMFLAGPPLLKAATGEIATEEELGGAELHCNLAGTGDYLAEDDRDGIRIAREIVAALPQPVQTQPSFDWREPRYSAEELLGVVPADSRKPYRVEEILARIADDSATLAFKPEFDQQTFCGHIRIQGHAVGVIGNNGPITPNGANKAAQFIQLCEQSGTPLLFLHNTTGFMVGTRVEQNGIIKHGAKMIQAVANALVPKLSIVVGGSYGAGNYAMCGRGFDPRFIFAWPNSRTAVMGAAQAGKVMRIVSEQKMRQTNQMDETTLDKIERDTAQFMEAGSDALSCTARLWDDGIIDPRDTRTLLGLLLDICSEADQTALRRNTFGVARF, from the coding sequence ATGGAACATGCACTTTCGGTATATCGCGCGGCGGAACAACGTATCGCGGACACCGAAGATCAAAAAGCGGAGCGCTATCACCGGCGGGGCTTACTCATGCCCCGTGAGCGCCTCAGCCACCTGCTGGATCCGGGGGCGCCATTCATCGAGCTGTGCGCCATGGCCGGCTACAAGCTCTACGACGACAGCGACGGGACCGGCGCCGGTGGCGGGGCTATCTGTGGCATTGGCACGGTCGGTGGACGACGCTGCCTGGTGCGCGTGGACAACTACGCGGTCAAAGGCGGCACGATTTCTCCCGCCGGCATGGAAAAAGCACTGCGCATACAGCAGATCGCGCTGGAAAATCGACTGCCGCTCATTACCCTGGCGCAAAGTGGTGGTGCCAATCTGATGTACGCCAACGAAACCTTCGCCCCCGGCGGACGCGGCTTTGCCAATCAGGCACGCCTTTCCGCCGCGGGCATCCCCCAAATTACCGTCGTTCACGGCAACGCCACCGCGGGAGGCGCTTACCAGCCAGGTCTTTCCGATTACGTCATCATGGTACGCAAACAATCCGGCATGTTTCTGGCCGGACCACCGCTGCTCAAGGCGGCAACCGGAGAGATCGCAACCGAGGAGGAGCTGGGCGGCGCAGAACTGCACTGTAATCTGGCGGGCACCGGGGATTACCTGGCGGAAGATGATCGCGACGGTATTCGTATCGCGCGGGAAATCGTGGCCGCATTACCGCAGCCTGTGCAAACGCAACCGTCCTTTGATTGGCGCGAGCCCCGCTACAGCGCGGAAGAGCTGTTGGGCGTGGTACCGGCCGACAGTCGCAAGCCCTATCGGGTGGAAGAAATCCTCGCGCGAATCGCGGACGATTCCGCCACCCTGGCATTCAAACCGGAGTTTGATCAGCAGACCTTCTGTGGCCATATTCGTATACAGGGCCACGCCGTCGGGGTCATCGGCAACAACGGTCCCATTACCCCAAATGGCGCCAATAAAGCCGCGCAGTTTATCCAGCTGTGCGAACAGAGCGGTACTCCACTGCTCTTTTTACACAACACCACGGGTTTTATGGTCGGCACCCGCGTGGAGCAGAACGGCATCATCAAGCACGGTGCCAAAATGATTCAGGCTGTGGCCAACGCCCTAGTACCCAAGCTGAGTATCGTGGTGGGCGGTTCTTATGGTGCCGGCAATTACGCCATGTGCGGACGGGGCTTCGACCCACGCTTTATTTTCGCCTGGCCAAACTCCCGCACCGCCGTCATGGGTGCCGCCCAGGCTGGCAAGGTAATGCGTATCGTCAGCGAACAGAAAATGCGCCAGACCAACCAGATGGATGAAACCACGCTGGATAAAATCGAACGGGATACCGCTCAGTTTATGGAGGCGGGATCCGATGCCCTGTCGTGCACCGCACGCCTGTGGGACGACGGGATCATCGACCCACGGGATACCCGTACCCTTCTCGGTTTGCTGCTCGACATCTGCTCCGAAGCAGATCAGACAGCGTTGCGACGCAACACCTTCGGTGTCGCCAGGTTCTAA
- the yciH gene encoding stress response translation initiation inhibitor YciH yields the protein MSDKNRLVYSTDRGRIKDEPTAEKRHQGDGIVRIQRETKGRKGKGVTCVRGVEGTDGELKLLLAELKKRCGCGGALKDGVIEIQGDKREEIRALLESKNYKVKLAGG from the coding sequence ATGAGCGACAAAAACCGACTTGTCTATTCCACCGACCGCGGACGTATCAAAGACGAGCCTACAGCCGAGAAACGCCATCAGGGTGACGGTATCGTGCGGATCCAGCGGGAGACCAAGGGACGCAAGGGCAAAGGGGTAACCTGTGTGCGGGGAGTGGAAGGTACCGATGGCGAACTCAAGCTATTGCTGGCGGAACTGAAAAAGCGCTGCGGGTGCGGCGGCGCCCTGAAAGACGGCGTGATTGAAATTCAGGGCGACAAACGCGAAGAGATCAGGGCTCTGCTGGAATCCAAAAACTACAAGGTCAAGCTGGCCGGGGGCTGA
- a CDS encoding TetR/AcrR family transcriptional regulator, producing the protein MEAIDVKKTGVSSGRAQRKAKVAGSVSNAGRLKPADEVRLVQELVSSGCISDPAGPRGRLISAAARLFQDKGFALTTVRDIAAEVGILSGSIFHHVKNKEELLCAIMLEVTRLARARMAAAVDQQVHPRDRLLACIICELEAIHGLAVPGFPLLVTEWRCLSSENQVRVLAEREQYEALWVEVLQQRPPGGGVADAQLARRLLLGALSHTHSWFKPRGRGLTMNTLAEQALLTVWPNFHH; encoded by the coding sequence ATGGAAGCAATCGATGTGAAAAAGACCGGTGTGAGCAGCGGTAGAGCCCAGCGCAAAGCAAAAGTGGCCGGGAGTGTGAGCAATGCCGGGCGGCTAAAACCTGCGGATGAGGTGCGACTGGTCCAGGAGCTGGTGTCCTCCGGATGCATCAGTGATCCCGCGGGGCCCCGTGGACGGTTGATCAGTGCCGCCGCCAGACTGTTTCAGGACAAGGGGTTTGCTCTTACCACCGTGCGCGATATTGCCGCCGAGGTGGGCATTTTGTCCGGCAGTATTTTTCATCATGTCAAAAACAAGGAAGAACTGCTGTGCGCCATCATGCTGGAAGTCACGCGTCTGGCGAGGGCGCGGATGGCCGCGGCGGTGGATCAGCAGGTGCACCCGCGGGACAGGCTGCTCGCGTGCATTATTTGTGAGCTGGAGGCTATCCACGGTCTGGCCGTACCGGGCTTCCCGCTGTTGGTGACGGAGTGGCGATGTCTTTCATCGGAGAACCAGGTCAGGGTATTGGCGGAGCGGGAGCAATATGAAGCCCTCTGGGTTGAGGTGTTGCAGCAGCGACCGCCCGGTGGTGGCGTTGCGGATGCCCAGCTGGCTCGCAGGCTGTTGCTTGGGGCCCTTTCCCATACGCACAGCTGGTTTAAGCCCCGCGGTCGAGGTCTGACCATGAATACGCTTGCCGAGCAGGCATTATTGACTGTGTGGCCGAACTTTCATCACTGA
- a CDS encoding acyl-CoA dehydrogenase family protein, whose product MILTDQHRELQRTVRNFVEQELNPHVDEWEAAGSFPIREVFGRLGELGLLGISKPESLGGMGLDFSYEAVFLEELGAAHCGGVPLSISVQTSMATPALTRFADKALQEEFLSAAIRGEAIASIAVSEPGAGSDVSAITTTAVADGDDYIVNGSKMWITNAPSADFFCTLVNTGGEKAHSNKSLLIIPSKLPGVRVGGALHKMGMRASETAPVFFDNVRVPKRYRISDEGSGFLLQMLQFQEERLAGAALTLKGLENCVATTIDYVRERQAFGAPLLNNQSVHFSLAEMQTEVECLRSLTYRAVEAYVNGEDVTTLASMAKLKSGRLTRTIPDQCLQYWGGMGYMEETSINRAYRDLRLTAIGGGADEVMLGIICKLMGILPSRKKQ is encoded by the coding sequence ATGATACTGACTGACCAACACCGCGAACTGCAGCGCACTGTGCGCAATTTCGTCGAGCAGGAACTCAACCCTCACGTGGACGAATGGGAAGCGGCCGGAAGTTTCCCTATCCGGGAAGTGTTCGGGCGCCTGGGCGAACTGGGGCTGCTGGGAATCAGCAAGCCGGAATCACTGGGAGGCATGGGGCTGGACTTCAGTTACGAAGCCGTTTTTCTGGAGGAGCTGGGAGCTGCACACTGCGGCGGCGTACCACTCTCGATCTCCGTACAGACATCCATGGCAACGCCGGCCCTGACCCGCTTTGCCGATAAAGCGTTACAGGAGGAGTTTCTCAGTGCGGCCATCCGCGGTGAAGCCATTGCTTCTATCGCCGTTTCTGAGCCGGGGGCCGGTTCCGATGTTTCCGCCATCACCACCACCGCCGTCGCCGACGGTGACGACTACATCGTCAACGGCAGCAAGATGTGGATCACCAATGCCCCCAGCGCTGACTTTTTCTGCACCCTGGTCAACACCGGTGGCGAGAAAGCGCACAGCAACAAATCCCTGTTGATCATTCCATCCAAGTTACCCGGCGTCCGGGTTGGCGGCGCCCTGCACAAAATGGGGATGCGCGCGTCGGAAACTGCACCGGTTTTCTTCGACAACGTGCGTGTTCCGAAACGCTACCGAATCAGTGACGAAGGCAGTGGGTTCCTGTTGCAGATGCTGCAATTTCAGGAAGAGCGATTGGCTGGCGCCGCGCTCACGCTGAAAGGCCTTGAGAACTGCGTTGCCACTACCATCGACTATGTGCGCGAGCGGCAGGCATTCGGGGCGCCGTTGCTCAACAACCAGAGTGTGCACTTTTCTCTGGCGGAAATGCAGACGGAAGTGGAATGTCTGCGCTCCCTGACGTATCGCGCTGTCGAGGCCTACGTCAATGGCGAAGATGTCACCACCCTCGCCTCCATGGCCAAGCTAAAGTCCGGTCGTCTGACCCGCACCATTCCCGATCAGTGCCTGCAATACTGGGGAGGAATGGGCTATATGGAAGAGACATCCATCAACCGCGCCTACCGTGATCTGCGCCTGACCGCTATCGGCGGTGGTGCCGATGAAGTGATGCTCGGCATCATCTGCAAATTGATGGGCATACTACCTTCGAGAAAAAAACAATAA